A single window of Rubripirellula lacrimiformis DNA harbors:
- the surE gene encoding 5'/3'-nucleotidase SurE, whose amino-acid sequence MNILLTNDDGIDAPGLAALYESIQRHIDSSISVVVVAPDRGRSECGHSVTTSRALTVQEVRKNWHSVDGTPVDCVRVATATVQPEIDLVISGINAGANLGADLLVSGTFAAAREASMQGIPAMAVSHYRHPEIESTWDHVGDWLGDTIAEFLRLAESKQPIPSVPLWNVNLPAINPSGPRPNRVECDVDQLSMIRTAKRTSRAEPDRIEVCLLTDFHRRPRAEGSDVDLCFGGQITLSRLNPRIV is encoded by the coding sequence TTGAATATTTTGCTGACCAACGATGATGGGATCGATGCGCCCGGCTTGGCCGCGTTGTACGAATCGATCCAACGTCATATCGATTCATCGATCAGCGTGGTCGTTGTTGCACCAGACCGAGGCCGCAGCGAGTGTGGACACAGCGTCACCACGTCGCGGGCATTGACCGTACAAGAGGTTCGCAAGAATTGGCACAGCGTCGATGGCACACCGGTGGACTGCGTCCGCGTTGCCACCGCGACCGTGCAGCCAGAGATCGACTTGGTGATCTCGGGGATCAATGCGGGCGCCAATCTGGGCGCGGACCTGTTGGTCAGCGGAACGTTCGCCGCGGCCCGCGAGGCGTCGATGCAGGGAATCCCAGCGATGGCGGTATCACACTACCGGCACCCTGAAATCGAATCGACCTGGGATCACGTCGGTGATTGGCTGGGTGACACGATTGCGGAGTTTCTGCGATTGGCGGAGTCGAAGCAACCAATCCCATCTGTCCCGCTGTGGAACGTAAATCTGCCAGCGATCAATCCGAGCGGTCCCCGACCCAATCGCGTGGAATGCGACGTTGACCAACTGTCGATGATTCGCACTGCCAAACGCACTAGCCGAGCGGAGCCTGATCGCATCGAAGTCTGTTTGTTAACCGATTTTCACCGCCGCCCACGAGCGGAGGGCAGCGATGTCGATTTATGCTTCGGCGGACAGATCACGCTGAGTCGCTTGAACCCGCGAATCGTTTGA
- a CDS encoding carbon storage regulator produces MLVLSRKESEQLLIGDNIVLTINRISGNRVAIGIEAPRDVRIVRGELNRHEISAKGSAPVAMSMDETNVAVASKPHD; encoded by the coding sequence ATGTTGGTCCTAAGCCGCAAAGAAAGCGAACAACTGCTCATCGGTGACAACATCGTCTTGACCATCAACCGGATCTCCGGCAACCGCGTTGCCATCGGCATCGAAGCGCCTCGCGACGTACGGATCGTTCGCGGCGAATTGAACCGACACGAGATCTCGGCCAAAGGCTCCGCCCCTGTGGCCATGTCGATGGACGAAACCAACGTCGCGGTCGCTAGCAAACCTCACGATTGA
- the mtnA gene encoding S-methyl-5-thioribose-1-phosphate isomerase yields the protein MPTASQAPETLQFVDGQLILIDQTKLPGELVSFICDSVDQTHDAISRLVVRGAPAIGIAAAYGVCLANPATRQGFLDAIDHLATSRPTAVNLFWALDRMKAVLQSVDDDAELAATLLAEAIRIHDEDRQMCRDIGRHGATLLADCKAVLTHCNAGGLATSMWGTALAPIYHLHQSGHAIEVFADETRPLMQGGRLTAWELSQAGVPVTVLTDSMAGSLLRTGRIDAVIVGADRIAANGDAANKIGTYPLAVLAKYHDVPFYVAAPSSTFDLAIDSGDQIPIEERSTAEVSHPGGIQVVPDAAKVMNPAFDVTPAELITAIITERGIVRSPTTTKLASHLASQ from the coding sequence ATGCCGACTGCATCCCAAGCCCCCGAAACTCTTCAGTTCGTCGATGGTCAATTGATTCTGATTGATCAGACCAAGTTGCCGGGCGAATTGGTTTCGTTCATTTGTGACTCTGTCGACCAGACCCACGATGCGATCAGCCGGTTAGTGGTTCGTGGCGCCCCCGCGATCGGCATCGCAGCGGCCTACGGCGTCTGCCTAGCCAACCCCGCCACTCGGCAAGGCTTCCTGGATGCGATCGATCACCTGGCGACCAGCCGTCCGACCGCTGTCAATTTGTTCTGGGCACTGGATCGGATGAAAGCAGTCCTGCAGTCGGTCGACGACGATGCAGAACTGGCCGCCACGTTGCTGGCCGAAGCCATTCGAATCCACGACGAAGATCGCCAAATGTGCCGCGACATTGGACGTCACGGTGCAACGCTGCTGGCCGACTGCAAAGCTGTCTTGACTCATTGCAACGCAGGCGGTTTGGCGACGTCCATGTGGGGCACGGCGCTGGCGCCGATTTACCATCTGCACCAATCCGGCCATGCCATCGAAGTGTTCGCCGATGAAACCCGCCCGCTGATGCAAGGCGGACGACTGACCGCGTGGGAACTGAGCCAAGCGGGCGTCCCGGTAACCGTGCTGACCGATTCGATGGCGGGCAGCCTGCTGCGAACCGGCCGGATCGACGCAGTCATCGTCGGCGCCGATCGCATCGCGGCCAACGGAGACGCGGCCAACAAGATTGGAACCTATCCCTTGGCCGTGCTGGCCAAGTATCACGATGTCCCCTTCTACGTCGCCGCTCCCTCTAGCACGTTTGATCTGGCCATCGATAGCGGTGACCAAATTCCGATCGAAGAACGATCCACGGCGGAAGTCAGCCATCCAGGTGGCATTCAAGTTGTTCCCGACGCCGCCAAAGTGATGAATCCGGCCTTTGATGTCACGCCGGCCGAGCTGATCACGGCGATCATCACCGAACGGGGAATCGTCCGCTCGCCAACGACCACCAAGCTGGCCTCGCACCTAGCGTCGCAGTGA
- a CDS encoding M90 family metallopeptidase — MLVTPQSDQRNFRISLGYAGVVGAVAVALSLASPWWLALGLLAPVAFAWSRRSTLRRVRVIATAFPDTWERTLQTDVAFFQALDDPGKQKFRNLVKVFVDEVAITGIRTDVDDRTVALVAASAVIPIFGFDHWEYSGLGEVLIYPSAYDNNFSTDDGADRRTLGMVGAYHLSGVMILSKPDLIAGFSNRTDKRNVGIHEFSHLVDKEDGSIDGAAEVAGHDAAVPWIHWVAQELRRQPGHDEDINDYAYTNAAEYFAVLSEYFFDSPATLAEKHPQVYQMLEKIYRQDPQRLLANVPRRKRRVGRNDDCPCGSGKKFKHCCMHRRRRRL; from the coding sequence ATGCTGGTCACCCCGCAATCGGACCAACGCAACTTTCGAATTTCCTTGGGATACGCCGGCGTGGTCGGGGCGGTCGCGGTCGCCCTGTCGCTAGCGTCACCGTGGTGGTTGGCGCTGGGACTGTTGGCCCCGGTCGCCTTTGCATGGTCCAGGCGTTCGACCCTTCGTCGGGTTCGCGTGATCGCGACCGCGTTCCCCGACACCTGGGAACGGACGCTGCAGACGGACGTCGCCTTCTTTCAAGCTCTTGACGATCCAGGCAAACAGAAGTTTCGCAACCTCGTCAAAGTGTTTGTCGACGAGGTCGCCATCACCGGTATCCGCACCGATGTCGATGACCGCACCGTGGCTCTGGTAGCCGCCAGCGCCGTGATCCCAATCTTCGGATTCGACCACTGGGAATACTCGGGCTTGGGCGAAGTGCTGATCTACCCGAGCGCCTACGACAACAATTTCAGCACCGACGATGGGGCCGACCGACGAACCCTAGGCATGGTCGGCGCCTACCATCTAAGCGGTGTGATGATCCTGTCCAAACCGGACTTGATCGCCGGATTCAGCAACCGTACCGACAAACGAAATGTCGGCATCCACGAATTTTCGCACCTGGTCGACAAAGAAGATGGATCGATCGATGGCGCAGCCGAAGTCGCCGGCCATGACGCCGCCGTCCCCTGGATTCACTGGGTCGCACAGGAACTGCGCCGCCAACCGGGGCACGACGAAGACATCAATGACTATGCCTACACCAACGCGGCCGAGTACTTCGCCGTCCTTTCCGAATACTTCTTTGATTCACCAGCCACCTTGGCCGAAAAGCATCCTCAGGTCTATCAGATGCTAGAAAAGATCTATCGCCAAGATCCACAACGGCTGTTAGCCAATGTTCCTCGCCGCAAACGCCGCGTCGGACGAAACGATGACTGTCCCTGCGGCAGTGGCAAAAAGTTCAAACATTGCTGCATGCATCGTCGACGGCGCCGGCTGTGA
- a CDS encoding sulfatase family protein: MTTLRLLCASVACLLCAATPPASATGQDHPNVLIIMADDCTYNDLSLYGGLNAKTPNLDRLASEGLVFNHAYLAEAMCQPCRAELYTGQYPMRNGCAWNHSSSLPETTSMPQHMGRLGYRVGIAGKVHVLPKKAFPFEPVAGFDPNCVRNPTRSHDLGGVKEFMSRSGDEPFCLVVALVDPHVPWVMGDASAYPPDDIVLPPNIAGTKVTRDAYSHYLAEVTYMDGQVAEILATLDQTGKADDTLVMFTSEQGSQFPGNKWTNWDTGLHTALIARWPGVVPAGKRTDALVQYADVLPTLVDVAGGSEQPNNFDGTSFLPVLRGESDSHRKYVYAVHNNVPEGPPYPIRSISNGEYRYIRNLIPENLYIEKHVMSHQNLDQLSRKYWQTWVWDSTQSDEIYGLVQRYQKRPFETLYHTRTDPYEMQNLATSQSDATEAIRSELSQELDRWLESQGDPGIEQDTRETHRAAKQGNHRFRPPSQ; encoded by the coding sequence ATGACAACACTCCGCCTGCTCTGTGCTTCTGTTGCCTGCCTGCTGTGCGCCGCTACGCCTCCAGCGTCCGCCACTGGCCAAGACCATCCCAATGTGTTGATCATCATGGCGGATGATTGCACGTACAACGATCTGTCGCTGTACGGTGGGCTGAACGCGAAAACCCCGAACCTTGATCGTCTGGCCAGCGAAGGTTTGGTGTTCAACCATGCGTATCTGGCCGAAGCGATGTGCCAACCGTGCCGAGCCGAGCTGTACACGGGCCAATATCCGATGCGAAATGGTTGTGCGTGGAACCATTCGTCCAGCCTGCCCGAAACCACCAGCATGCCCCAACACATGGGCCGCCTCGGTTACCGCGTTGGCATCGCCGGCAAGGTACACGTTCTGCCCAAAAAAGCGTTTCCCTTTGAACCGGTCGCGGGATTTGACCCGAACTGTGTTCGCAATCCGACCCGCAGCCACGACCTGGGCGGTGTCAAAGAATTCATGTCACGCAGTGGCGACGAACCATTTTGCTTGGTGGTTGCCTTGGTCGATCCCCATGTCCCCTGGGTGATGGGGGATGCGTCGGCGTATCCGCCCGACGACATCGTGTTGCCGCCAAACATTGCCGGCACCAAGGTCACCCGCGATGCGTATTCGCACTACCTAGCCGAAGTCACCTACATGGACGGACAAGTTGCCGAGATCTTGGCGACACTGGACCAAACCGGAAAAGCCGACGACACGCTGGTGATGTTCACCTCGGAACAAGGGTCGCAGTTCCCCGGCAACAAATGGACCAACTGGGACACAGGACTGCATACCGCGTTGATCGCTCGATGGCCCGGCGTGGTTCCCGCCGGCAAGCGAACCGATGCATTGGTCCAATACGCCGATGTCTTGCCAACCTTGGTGGATGTCGCTGGGGGAAGCGAACAACCCAACAACTTTGACGGCACTAGCTTTCTGCCCGTGTTGCGAGGCGAAAGCGATTCGCATCGAAAATATGTGTATGCGGTCCACAACAACGTCCCCGAAGGACCTCCCTATCCGATCCGATCGATCAGCAACGGAGAGTATCGGTACATCCGCAACCTGATCCCCGAGAACCTGTACATCGAAAAGCACGTGATGTCGCACCAGAACCTGGACCAGCTTTCACGCAAGTATTGGCAAACCTGGGTTTGGGACTCGACCCAATCCGATGAAATCTACGGGTTGGTCCAGCGGTACCAGAAACGTCCCTTTGAAACCCTGTACCACACTCGCACCGATCCGTACGAGATGCAGAACCTGGCGACCAGCCAGTCCGACGCGACCGAGGCGATCCGCAGCGAACTGTCCCAAGAACTGGATCGATGGCTGGAATCGCAAGGTGACCCGGGCATCGAACAGGACACACGCGAAACCCACCGGGCAGCCAAACAGGGCAATCATCGGTTCCGACCGCCAAGCCAGTAA
- a CDS encoding U32 family peptidase yields the protein MQTSSPTAESSRTRQAPELLAPAGDWQCVRAAIENGANAVYFGLDCGFNARYRAQNFGLADLPDLSQQLRQRGVKGYATLNTLVFPSEMPALVKVVEAIAKSGIDAVLVQDFGVARLVRQVCPELEVHASTQMSLTSAETIEVASDLGLSRVVLARELSIDEIRKIAGATEMPLEIFIHGALCVAYSGQCLTSESLGGRSANRGQCAQACRLPYELIVDGDDRELGDVKYLLSPQDLAGYAAIPDVIDVGVASIKIEGRLKTPEYVANITGHYRRAIDEAMERGTVSIGDDAKQEMELSFSRGFSPGWLSGNDHKRLVPGLHSAKRGIEIGSVLESSGQSIKVAVSAPLALGDGLAIVGFDGQGQQGGRIYSLMDEDGQRCKSVGAGCTVWIGFGKGELDWSQIQLDATVFKNDDPQLNRRLRQSFAGEDPRSRQPLDMHVVATVGEPLVVEARLADGRRFSVTGDQPLSAARNRPADETVIREKLGRLGGTAFVLRDLTLTATDQPMVPMGMLNAIRRSLVVTIDHALAATPKRTVAAEAVHSWLKPIESGDDDQTSDAVVDAGTHLAVLCRTPQQLEAACGLDVDMLYVDFHDVRLYRDAVKLSHDHGKRIGIATVRIQKPGEMGLLKVLTRIQPDVILARNLAALDFANQNFESVIADFSLNVANHRSAQWLREQGARRVTASYDLNREQLIDLVQSMPSSWLEVVMHQHMPMFHMEHCVFCAVMSPGTNKTNCGRPCDRHVVQLRDRVGAEHPLHADVACRNTLYNATPQSGAEVVDDLKRRGIQWFRVELLEEDADATRSTLSIYRRLLAGQVSGAEVWQSLNAANRLGVTRGTLETQRNPLAIL from the coding sequence ATGCAAACTTCATCGCCTACTGCCGAATCGTCCCGAACCCGCCAAGCTCCCGAATTGCTGGCTCCCGCCGGCGATTGGCAGTGTGTTCGCGCAGCGATCGAAAACGGCGCCAACGCCGTCTACTTTGGTCTCGATTGCGGTTTCAACGCCCGTTATCGAGCCCAGAATTTTGGTTTGGCAGATTTGCCAGACTTAAGCCAGCAACTGCGGCAGCGCGGCGTAAAGGGCTATGCGACCCTAAACACACTGGTGTTTCCGTCGGAGATGCCGGCATTGGTCAAGGTGGTCGAAGCGATCGCCAAGTCGGGCATCGATGCCGTGTTGGTCCAGGACTTTGGTGTCGCTAGGTTGGTCCGCCAAGTCTGTCCCGAACTAGAAGTGCACGCGTCGACGCAGATGAGTTTGACCAGTGCCGAAACCATCGAAGTGGCATCGGACTTGGGATTGTCGCGAGTCGTGTTGGCGCGTGAATTGTCGATTGACGAGATTCGTAAGATCGCCGGTGCGACGGAGATGCCGCTAGAGATTTTCATTCACGGGGCGTTGTGTGTTGCCTATTCGGGCCAATGTTTGACCAGCGAATCATTGGGCGGACGCAGTGCCAATCGAGGCCAGTGTGCACAAGCTTGCCGATTGCCCTACGAACTGATCGTCGATGGCGATGACCGTGAACTCGGTGACGTGAAGTATCTGCTGAGCCCGCAAGACCTGGCCGGGTATGCTGCGATCCCGGATGTGATCGATGTGGGCGTCGCGTCGATCAAGATCGAAGGTCGATTGAAAACGCCCGAGTACGTGGCCAACATCACCGGTCACTATCGGCGAGCCATCGACGAGGCCATGGAACGCGGCACCGTTTCGATCGGCGATGATGCCAAGCAAGAAATGGAACTGTCGTTCTCGCGAGGATTCTCCCCTGGATGGCTTTCCGGCAACGATCACAAGCGGCTTGTCCCCGGTCTTCATTCGGCAAAACGGGGAATCGAAATCGGATCCGTGCTGGAAAGCTCGGGCCAATCGATCAAGGTTGCTGTGTCCGCGCCGCTTGCGCTCGGCGACGGTTTGGCGATCGTGGGTTTTGATGGTCAGGGGCAACAAGGCGGACGAATCTATTCGCTGATGGACGAAGATGGCCAACGCTGCAAATCGGTGGGCGCCGGCTGCACCGTATGGATTGGATTTGGCAAGGGCGAACTGGATTGGTCCCAAATCCAACTGGATGCCACGGTATTCAAGAACGATGATCCACAACTCAATCGCCGGTTACGCCAATCTTTCGCCGGCGAAGACCCACGTAGTCGACAACCATTGGACATGCATGTCGTTGCCACCGTGGGCGAACCGCTGGTGGTCGAAGCACGTTTGGCCGATGGACGCCGTTTTTCAGTCACCGGTGATCAGCCATTGTCGGCGGCTCGCAACCGACCGGCCGATGAAACGGTCATCCGCGAAAAGCTTGGTCGATTGGGCGGGACAGCATTCGTGCTGCGCGACCTGACGTTGACCGCCACGGATCAGCCAATGGTTCCGATGGGCATGCTGAACGCGATTCGGCGTTCGTTGGTGGTGACCATCGACCATGCATTGGCCGCGACGCCGAAGCGGACCGTTGCTGCCGAGGCTGTGCATTCGTGGTTGAAACCGATTGAATCGGGCGATGACGATCAGACCAGCGACGCTGTGGTCGATGCGGGAACTCATTTGGCCGTGTTGTGTCGGACGCCCCAGCAGCTAGAGGCGGCCTGTGGTCTGGATGTCGACATGTTGTACGTGGACTTTCATGACGTACGTCTGTATCGCGACGCGGTCAAGCTTAGTCATGACCATGGCAAGCGGATTGGGATCGCGACGGTTCGGATCCAGAAGCCGGGTGAGATGGGCCTGCTGAAAGTGCTAACCCGCATTCAGCCTGATGTGATTCTGGCACGCAACTTGGCGGCGCTTGATTTTGCGAACCAAAATTTTGAATCCGTGATCGCTGATTTTTCGTTGAACGTTGCCAATCATCGTTCGGCACAGTGGCTTCGCGAACAAGGTGCTCGTCGAGTGACTGCGTCTTATGACCTGAATCGAGAACAGTTGATCGATTTGGTGCAATCGATGCCATCGTCGTGGTTGGAAGTCGTCATGCACCAGCACATGCCGATGTTCCATATGGAGCACTGTGTGTTTTGTGCGGTGATGTCGCCGGGGACGAATAAGACCAATTGCGGACGTCCCTGTGATCGTCACGTGGTCCAGCTGCGTGATCGAGTCGGTGCCGAGCATCCGTTGCACGCCGACGTCGCCTGTCGCAACACGCTGTACAACGCGACACCCCAAAGCGGAGCCGAAGTGGTCGACGATCTGAAACGTCGTGGTATCCAATGGTTCCGCGTCGAACTATTGGAAGAGGATGCGGATGCGACGCGGTCGACATTGTCGATCTATCGACGTCTGCTGGCCGGTCAAGTCAGCGGAGCAGAGGTTTGGCAATCGCTCAACGCAGCCAACCGTTTGGGAGTCACCCGCGGAACGCTCGAAACACAGCGGAATCCACTGGCGATTCTATAA
- a CDS encoding EAL domain-containing protein, which produces MTQPSTQTPTQTSRRILVVDDQQQIHDTFDRLFQKRAHVNASLSAFETKFLKPRSSGPTDVRPHAANDNIDYEIDHAEDGASGVDLVRQSLQDNKPFSVAFVDMRMPRGMDGMETVEAIWAIDPKIQMVVCTAHSDHIWETVLDRLGRNDRLLLLKKPFESDEARQLALALSEKWRLEKLQLKKITDLKREVTLRRGAEDEMRQMAHRDALTQLPNRPFLLNKLNQIIRDQVPSDATQNAVLFLDLDNFKIINDSLGHDAGDDLLNQVASRLQECVREHDTAGRCTAGPSETVRLGGDEFVVLLERLSHTRDALTVANRIVARIAEPFEFHGRLVNVGTSVGIAYFSGDIADAHVVLRNADTAMYRAKNSGKGRVAVFDRSMHADVVARMEMENQFRRALDAEAFDLKYQPIVSIKNACVQGMEVLMRWKNEHGQWVSPGDFIPMAEEIGLIDRVGEWVLEHSMTMFAEMMARLPSDACKGLYMGVNTSRRQLSNPHFMQRLENIFAKTGFERSRLRLEINESYDPRHGDQALHTMLELHEAGVGLQIDDFGKRQTSLSCFKDYPIEAVKIDRNFIASIATDHSHAVITQAIVQLAHHLSAEIVAEGVESKAQLDLLRSWGCDSAQGYYFSQPLTGERMFQLLADPMQCDGIRQLRQKTHTPIIVSQLANTILTNNASV; this is translated from the coding sequence ATGACCCAACCATCCACCCAAACGCCGACGCAAACCAGTCGACGCATCCTGGTTGTCGATGATCAGCAACAGATCCACGACACCTTCGATCGGCTGTTTCAAAAGCGTGCCCATGTCAACGCTTCGCTATCGGCGTTCGAAACGAAGTTCTTGAAACCACGATCCAGTGGCCCCACGGATGTCCGTCCGCATGCAGCCAATGACAACATAGACTACGAGATCGACCACGCCGAGGATGGCGCAAGCGGTGTCGATTTGGTTCGGCAGTCGCTACAAGACAACAAACCATTTTCGGTGGCCTTTGTGGACATGCGAATGCCACGCGGGATGGACGGAATGGAAACCGTCGAAGCCATCTGGGCAATCGATCCCAAAATCCAGATGGTCGTCTGCACCGCACACAGTGACCATATCTGGGAAACGGTGCTGGATCGATTGGGGCGAAACGACCGGCTTTTGCTGTTGAAGAAGCCGTTCGAATCGGACGAAGCGAGACAGTTGGCGTTGGCGCTGAGCGAAAAGTGGCGGCTGGAAAAACTGCAACTCAAAAAGATCACCGACCTAAAACGAGAGGTGACGCTGAGGCGTGGCGCCGAGGACGAGATGCGTCAGATGGCGCATCGCGATGCGTTGACCCAACTGCCGAACCGTCCGTTCCTGCTGAACAAACTGAACCAGATCATTCGAGATCAGGTGCCATCGGATGCCACCCAAAACGCGGTCCTGTTTTTGGACTTGGACAACTTCAAGATCATCAACGACAGCCTCGGGCACGACGCCGGCGACGATCTATTGAATCAGGTTGCATCTCGACTGCAGGAATGTGTTCGCGAACATGACACCGCAGGACGCTGTACCGCCGGACCTAGCGAAACGGTCCGTTTGGGCGGTGATGAATTTGTGGTCTTGCTAGAACGATTGTCACACACCCGCGACGCGCTTACCGTCGCGAATCGGATTGTTGCCAGAATCGCCGAACCGTTTGAGTTCCACGGGCGACTTGTCAACGTCGGCACCAGCGTAGGCATCGCCTACTTTAGCGGCGACATTGCCGATGCACACGTCGTGCTGCGTAACGCCGACACAGCCATGTATCGAGCCAAAAACAGTGGCAAAGGCCGGGTTGCGGTATTCGACCGATCCATGCACGCCGACGTCGTCGCCCGCATGGAGATGGAGAATCAGTTCCGTCGTGCACTGGATGCCGAAGCGTTTGATCTGAAGTATCAGCCCATCGTCAGCATCAAGAACGCTTGCGTCCAAGGGATGGAAGTCCTGATGCGATGGAAGAACGAACATGGACAATGGGTATCGCCCGGCGACTTTATCCCCATGGCAGAAGAAATCGGACTGATCGACCGAGTGGGCGAATGGGTGCTGGAACACTCGATGACCATGTTCGCTGAAATGATGGCACGATTGCCAAGCGATGCGTGCAAGGGCCTGTACATGGGCGTCAACACGTCGCGTCGCCAATTGAGCAATCCCCACTTCATGCAGCGTCTTGAAAACATTTTTGCCAAAACAGGGTTCGAACGATCGCGATTGCGACTTGAAATCAACGAATCCTACGACCCCAGGCACGGTGACCAAGCGTTGCACACGATGCTGGAATTGCATGAAGCAGGCGTCGGACTGCAGATTGACGACTTCGGAAAGCGGCAAACGTCCCTTTCATGCTTCAAGGACTATCCGATCGAAGCGGTCAAGATCGACCGCAACTTCATCGCGTCGATCGCGACGGACCATAGCCACGCTGTGATCACTCAAGCAATCGTGCAACTGGCCCATCACCTTAGCGCCGAGATCGTGGCCGAGGGTGTCGAATCCAAAGCACAACTTGACCTGCTGCGAAGCTGGGGCTGCGATTCGGCTCAGGGATACTACTTTTCACAACCATTGACTGGCGAAAGAATGTTCCAGCTGTTGGCCGATCCAATGCAGTGTGACGGCATCCGACAACTGCGACAGAAGACTCACACCCCGATCATCGTCAGCCAGCTTGCCAACACGATCCTGACCAACAACGCATCCGTCTAA
- a CDS encoding sensor histidine kinase, with protein sequence MLSLAVMFMAVLLVNETVGRRVVGPEFLAFERNEAAREAVRVIEAIDTEINHLRELTQHWITDGDQPIESVSPNDDIRWAFIVDASMQTQWLLGADFQKDAAFAPLVATLPITNDGTTTDPQHSVDLPRGIVRLADESVCIYAASAIPNNGVDSDPPQQYLVLGREVNESVIQRLRVQTLVDFEILPARTATVDGEILYREQGDQLLAELTIYGPIQSNLGTLLIRTPRNIIHRADRTFGTARNVFILGIIAALLLLLLLLQRIVIGPLDSVREHLDTIGVNGSPSAPLRLETGDEIGDLALAFDAMVKRLGETQRELASASQAAGRCEVAASVIHNVGNVLTNVNSLLDAAGDRVEQLHVDPLHRLAIRLQETEDSDELFSETPGYLSSLANQWKSDQHAISRMLHTLDDNVRHIHDIIRDQQRFADHAIEHTPTNVWKVLVDAISCCQATFHEESIQVHIDADSELSVIADHSLLLQTIINLIGNCVPAMKRSNQADRTITLTATEIRANDKIRISVRDNGCGMTAETMDRAFEPYFTRREGGTGLGLHFCANTIKQFGGTITAHSDGIGSGTTLTIELHSVDSIDAAPDPSIAFESHQEAIAR encoded by the coding sequence GTGCTGTCACTGGCTGTCATGTTCATGGCCGTCCTGTTGGTCAACGAAACCGTTGGCCGCCGCGTGGTTGGGCCCGAATTCCTGGCATTTGAACGCAACGAGGCAGCTCGCGAAGCCGTTCGTGTGATCGAAGCGATCGACACCGAAATCAATCACCTCCGTGAACTGACCCAACATTGGATCACGGACGGCGACCAACCAATCGAGTCGGTTTCACCAAACGACGACATCCGATGGGCGTTTATCGTTGACGCCTCGATGCAAACCCAGTGGTTGCTGGGCGCCGACTTTCAAAAGGACGCTGCTTTCGCCCCATTGGTCGCGACGCTTCCAATCACAAACGACGGAACGACAACCGATCCGCAGCACTCCGTTGATCTTCCACGCGGCATCGTTCGCTTGGCAGATGAATCGGTCTGCATCTACGCGGCGTCTGCGATCCCCAACAACGGCGTCGACAGCGATCCGCCACAGCAGTATTTGGTCCTTGGCCGCGAAGTGAACGAATCCGTCATCCAGCGGCTGCGTGTCCAAACTCTGGTGGACTTTGAAATCCTGCCGGCCAGAACGGCCACCGTTGATGGCGAGATCCTATACCGCGAACAAGGCGACCAACTGCTGGCCGAATTGACGATCTATGGTCCGATCCAATCCAATCTTGGAACCCTGTTGATCCGGACGCCTCGCAACATCATCCACCGTGCCGACCGGACCTTTGGAACGGCCCGCAACGTATTCATTTTGGGAATCATCGCGGCCCTGTTGCTGCTGCTGTTGTTGCTGCAACGAATCGTGATTGGTCCATTGGATTCGGTCCGCGAACACTTGGACACGATCGGAGTCAACGGATCGCCGTCCGCGCCGCTTCGTCTGGAAACCGGTGACGAGATCGGCGACTTGGCACTGGCGTTTGACGCCATGGTCAAACGGCTAGGCGAAACCCAGCGTGAATTGGCCAGCGCATCACAAGCCGCGGGTCGTTGCGAAGTCGCCGCTTCGGTGATTCACAACGTCGGCAATGTCCTAACCAACGTCAACAGTTTGCTGGATGCCGCGGGCGACCGAGTCGAACAACTGCATGTCGACCCACTGCACCGATTGGCGATACGACTACAGGAAACCGAAGATTCCGATGAACTGTTTTCGGAAACCCCCGGTTACCTTTCCAGCCTTGCCAACCAATGGAAGTCCGACCAGCACGCGATCAGCCGCATGCTGCACACACTCGATGACAATGTCCGGCATATCCACGACATCATTCGCGACCAACAAAGATTCGCCGACCACGCGATTGAACACACCCCGACCAATGTCTGGAAAGTGTTGGTGGATGCAATCTCGTGCTGCCAGGCAACCTTTCACGAAGAATCCATTCAGGTTCATATCGACGCCGATTCAGAACTGTCGGTGATCGCAGACCATTCCCTGCTATTGCAAACGATCATCAATCTGATCGGCAATTGCGTGCCAGCGATGAAACGGTCCAACCAAGCGGATCGCACGATCACACTAACGGCTACTGAGATTCGCGCTAACGACAAAATTCGCATCTCCGTTCGTGACAACGGTTGCGGGATGACTGCCGAAACGATGGATCGCGCGTTCGAGCCCTATTTTACCCGTCGCGAAGGGGGCACCGGACTGGGGCTGCATTTCTGTGCCAACACGATCAAGCAATTTGGCGGAACGATTACCGCGCACAGCGACGGAATCGGATCCGGCACCACACTGACCATTGAACTACACAGCGTCGACAGTATCGATGCCGCCCCAGACCCGAGCATTGCGTTCGAGTCACACCAAGAAGCAATCGCACGATGA